Part of the Longimicrobiales bacterium genome is shown below.
GGCGCTGGAGAGAGGTGCGATCGACGCGACAGAGTGGGTCGGTCCGTATGACGATGAAAAGCTGGGACTCCATCAGATCGCCAAGCACTACTACTACCCGGGGTGGTGGGAGCCAGGCATGACGATGGGCCTGCTCGTGAATCAGAAAGCGTTCGACGAATTGCCGCCGACGTATCAGAACGTGCTCGAGACAGCGTGTGCCGACACCGCTGCCGATCGCCTGGCGATCTACGACGTCGAGGAACCGAAGGCGATGAAGCGCCTGGTCGAGGACCATGGCGTTCAGCTGCATGAGTACGCGCCAGATATTCTCGACGCGGCGTGGAAGGAGTCGAACGCGTATCTGGAGGAGCAGGCAGCCGAAGACGAGACCTTTCGGCGAGTCCACGCCTCATGGAAATCGTTTCGCGCTTCTGCCTTCCCATATGCAGCGGGGAACGAATTGTCCTATCAGCGAAACGCATTTCCCCGCGCGCGCTAGGAAGCAGCCTGCGCGGGCTTGTGTCCTAGTCCGAATCGCCCAGATAAAGAGCTTCTAGGGGCGGTATCCGGCCGCCGTGTTATCTGCATCGGCATCGCGTTAACCCGCTTGAACAGAAAAACAGGACCGCCTCTGACGGTCGTCACAATGTGCTTGATCCTGGGCACACTCACAGCGATTCTGCGAGGCCGTTTCCTTCTGGTCCATCTGGAGAACCCCACGGACGGGGAGATCCTAGAGATGTTCGTGAATGATTTCGACTCCGAGGAATTCGTGATTTCCTGCGTCGCCGACGATGTTGCGAACGAGTTCGCCGATGCCGAGTGCCTCGTCTGGCACGACGGTGTCGGCCCCGGAAACGCCCTTGGGGAAGCGCATTTTCCACCCAGTGTCTGGGCAGAGGCCGAGGCGCGCTGGGCGAGTTGGGACGACAGATGACGGGGGTTGTACACACGCGAACGCAGATCGGGTGTGTACTTCAGTGTCGAGGTGAACACCAAGGAAATACGAGCTAGCATGACGGTAGGAAGCTTCACGGAGAGTTTCTCTCCTGTCGTATTCCCGTTGTCGGTGCTCGCACTTCGCCCTGTCGGCCCTTATCAGTCTGCGGCTACGTCTCCCCGTGTCTGGCACGGCGTGATCTTCACCGGACACACCTTCAATTCGGCGGTATCCGTGACGGGGTCGTAGCCGGACCCTGTCAGGATGTTCACCGGGACATCGTTGAAGGAGAACGAGCTGAACACGGTGCCGCGCGGCGACCGCGTAGTCGCTTCGACTTTTACAGTGACCATACCTCGTCGACTCGACATCTCGACCCAGCCGCCGTCCTTCGTTCCCCACGCAGCGACATCGTCTGGATGGATCTCTAGGGTTTCTTCAGACAGGAGATAGTCGATCCCCGCAGATCTTCCGGTTTGCGTGCGTGAGTGATAGGCCTCGAGTCGGCGTCCCGTAGTGAGCCACACGGGGTATTCATCGTCGATCGTCTCGGCTGGGTCACGATATCTGATCAGCTTGAAGATCCCTCGACCGTTCACGAATCCGTCTTCGTGCAGTCGCGGTGTGCCGGGATGACCTTCTTCGGGCACAGGCCACTGGTACTCGCCAAATGCGATACGATCCCAGTTCAGTCCTGCGTAGATCGGTGACAGTGAACACAACTCGTTGAAGACGTCGCTGGCGTCCTCGTAGTCAAAGCCCTTAAAGCCCATTCGTTTCGCGATCTGGGACACGATCCACCAATCCGGCTTTGCTTCACCGGGAGGGGGAACGGCTCGTCGCAGGCGTTGCACGCGACGCTCCGTGTTGACCTGTGTGCCATCTGTTTCCCCGAATCCACTAGCGGGAAGGACCACGTCAGCGAACTCGGCGGTCTCGGTCATAAAGAGGTCGCACACTACGAGGAAGTCCAGCGACTCAAGTGCGTGCTCACAATGTGCCCGATCCGGGTCGGTCACGACCGTGTTCTCGCCATCGATGATCATGGCGCGGATCTGCTCCCCGGCCTGCTCGAGCGCACGCACCTTGGTGATACCCGTTTGGAGGTCGACTTCACGTCCCCACGCGGCGGCGAATTTCGCTTGCATCGCGGGGTCGGTGACCGACTGGAAGCCAGGGTAGCTGTTCGGGATCGCTCCGACATCGCCGGCACCCTGGATGTTGTTCTGCCCACGCATGGGGTTAATGCCGGTGCCTTCCCGGCCGATGTTGCCAGTCATCAGCGCGATGTTGCACAGGCTCTGGACGTTATCGACACCGCAGATGTGCTCGGTGATACCGAGGGTATAGTAGATCGCACCTCGATCGGCCTGCCCGTAGAGCATCGCGGCCTCTTCGATCATCGCAGGGTCGAGGCCCGTGATCGTCGACGCCCACTCCGGTGTAAACTCCTTCACGTGCTCCAGAAACGCTTCGGCCTCTGCCGTTCGCTCCGTGATGAACCCCTCGTCGACGAGCCCCTCGCGCTGGATGACGTGGGCCATGCCCAGGAGAAGCGCGGCGTCGGACCCCACACGCAGCGGTAGGTGGATATCCGCCATGTCGGTTAGTCCGATCGCACGCGGATCGGCCACAATCATCTTGGCGCCGTTCGCGATCGCCTTCTTCAGACGAGTCGCTGCGACGGGATGGCACTCTGTCATGTTCGTCCCGATGCAGAAAATCACATCGGGCTTTTCCATGTCCTTGAGCGGATTCGACATGGCACCGCGACCAATGGTTGCCGCCAGACCGGCGACTGTAGGAGCGTGTCAGGCACGACTGCAATTGTCGATGTACGAAGTCCCTAACCCCGCTCGCACCAATTTCTGCATGGTGTAGCCGGCTTCGCTCGGTGCTCTGCCGGAGGCGACGGCATACACGCTGTGCCTCCCGTGTTCGTTCACCGCCTCGAGCAGGCCCGCCGCAGCCTTGTCCAGCGCTTCGTCCCACGTCGCAGGAAC
Proteins encoded:
- the fdhF gene encoding formate dehydrogenase subunit alpha — protein: MNDDGRTIHLDGEKVSFSRDETIYQVAERHRKEIPTLCYDERLEAFGACRLCVVELEGARNPVASCTTKAEPGMRVTTKSSSLEMHRRVLLELVTSENREVDVDELSGYASQEMATLVDQYDARSGRFEGHKSGTSRPDDPNPFILRDYENCISCYRCVRVCAEQEGDYAISIMNRGFDTQITTEFGGLLKDSSCTFCGQCIQTCPTGALADLKALRAKDIEKPVEKTRSICPYCGVGCAVDIMTKGDQIVGIQPAMDGPANEGALCVKGQFAFDFVHHPDRLKTPFVRDDEGKLVPATWDEALDKAAAGLLEAVNEHGRHSVYAVASGRAPSEAGYTMQKLVRAGLGTSYIDNCSRAUHAPTVAGLAATIGRGAMSNPLKDMEKPDVIFCIGTNMTECHPVAATRLKKAIANGAKMIVADPRAIGLTDMADIHLPLRVGSDAALLLGMAHVIQREGLVDEGFITERTAEAEAFLEHVKEFTPEWASTITGLDPAMIEEAAMLYGQADRGAIYYTLGITEHICGVDNVQSLCNIALMTGNIGREGTGINPMRGQNNIQGAGDVGAIPNSYPGFQSVTDPAMQAKFAAAWGREVDLQTGITKVRALEQAGEQIRAMIIDGENTVVTDPDRAHCEHALESLDFLVVCDLFMTETAEFADVVLPASGFGETDGTQVNTERRVQRLRRAVPPPGEAKPDWWIVSQIAKRMGFKGFDYEDASDVFNELCSLSPIYAGLNWDRIAFGEYQWPVPEEGHPGTPRLHEDGFVNGRGIFKLIRYRDPAETIDDEYPVWLTTGRRLEAYHSRTQTGRSAGIDYLLSEETLEIHPDDVAAWGTKDGGWVEMSSRRGMVTVKVEATTRSPRGTVFSSFSFNDVPVNILTGSGYDPVTDTAELKVCPVKITPCQTRGDVAAD